Genomic DNA from Spirochaetia bacterium 38H-sp:
GCTGCCTCCTCCACCACCTGCTGACTTATCCAACCTTCCTGCAATAGCAGGGGGTAATGGTGGTCAGATAATATCCGGAACACAAGTGGGAATAAACGAGCTCCGAATCAATCCCGGGACAAGACCTGCAGGAGCCGGTGGCATAGCTCTACGAGGCGGTGGCTCTATAGGCAATGTCAACCTTCCCATAGGAGGACAGTTGCCATCTCTCCCGCCTCTGCCACAGGACTTTGCTATACCTGTTGATATCATAATAGAAATAGAATGGCCGCAAATACCTTCTCTTCCTACAGGACAGTAGAGGAGTAACCACAGCAAGGCACGGGTGATAAAAATCATCCGTGCCTTTTTTATTTTTATAGATTACTAGAGGTAATGTTATGAAAAAAACAATAAAAAAATATTCTTTGCATTGTCTGTTGTTGTAAGCCTTTTTATTTCTTCCTGTACGCTCATTACAGAAGTTGAATCAGTACAGATGTCATTGGAGCTCCCAAACAGAGCAGCAAACCCCATATATCTACCTCAGAGGCTGAGGATTATTATAGAAGGAGTCGGGATGACAAGACAGGAAAAAGTGTTTTCTTTTTCCAATTTGACAGAACCTTATGCAATAACAATTACAGCAGGGCCAGAGAGACACTTTATCGCGGAGGCTCTGGATATAGACGGCAGCATCATATACAGGGGAGAATCCACTCTGGACACATACCCGGGAGAGCCGGTAACAGTGCACATTGTCATGCAAAAAGCCCCTTACTGGGCTCCGTCCGTATATGTCAATGACAATGCTGCCATCGGAGGAAACGGAAGTTACAACGCACCTTTTAACACAATAGCAGACGCTGTTACATATATTACTAGTAATACTTTAAACACAGAACCCATAAACATAAAGGTAGCAGCAGGCACATATAACGAGAAGGTTTTTCTTGCCAGCAATATACGCCTTATGGGCGGATACAGTGAGGATTTTTCAACAAGAAGATTTATAAGCCCGCAGGACAGGGAAAAACCAGCCTATAAGACCTTGGTAAAATATACCATTACCATGATAAGCGAAGGAGTGGTATCCATAACTTCCGGTTCTCAAAACTGCACGGTAGAAGGCCTTTATATAGAAATAAGTCCTACCACAACTCAAACCAGTGGTATAGAACTGCCTATTACAAGTGAAAACACAAGGATATTTTACAATACAGTAAAACAAACAAACGCTCAGGATTATACTAGAGGCATACACATGTTTTCCAGCGTTTCTTATTATATAATAGGAAACTACGTGGATATAGATACCTCACAAACATATAATGTTGCAATATACGATGATCAATCTTCAAAAGCGTCAGGAGACCTTACTATAGCAAACAACGTATTAATAGGTACAGCCGGCATACAACTAAATGACACTAATAATCTTGTGAGATACATAATAGGTAACACAATAGATGCCGATACAGGCATAAATATGGCAAATGTTTCCAGTGCCGTTGTCATCAACAATCTGATAAAAGCATCTTCCGCAACTATAATAGGCGCTGGCAGTCCGACAGAAGTCTACAACAACTATGCATTTTGTCCTGTAACAGATAATTTTGGCTATGATTCTACAAAAAATAATATAAGTCAATTATCCTCCACAACATCACAGGACCCAGCATATGATATATACAAGAAAGCTACCTCGGATACAAGGATATACACCAACGGAGCTACTAAGCCCGACACACTATCTGGGACTATGAACATACCTGAGGATATAAGAGAGCTTCTTTACAAAGATATTCTAGGGGTTTCCAGAGGACCTGTGTGGGCAATAGGTGCCTATCAACAGCAATAGATAAGACAAAAAAGCCGCCTTTTAGAGGCGGCTTTTTTTATTAGCAATCATGTTTTCATTGAAATAAGCAGAAAGGAGTGATATATTGATTATATAAGCACTAGTTTTTTTTGCCTCTAACAGCAAAAAATTGCTTAGAAATTTTATTGTACTTCATAAAAAGTGTAGCATATTTTATTGCAACAAGTTTTTCAGCTGAATTAAAGAGGTTGTCATGAAAAAAATATCAGTTCTTTTATGTATTATTTTCATTATTCTTACATTATCCTGCACTCTTACCTATGAAGATACAGCAGAGGTCAGCATAGATATAGGAGATATCATGCCATCCAGAGGGTCTGCTCTGCCTCAGATTGAGACCGGAGCTCCCATAGAGATAGGTGGAGTAAGACTTACCGTACGCGGCCCCAATATGCCAAAGATAGAGAAGAAGTTTTTATCGGGGACAATTGCTATAACAATACCTGCGGGAGCGGATCGGGAGTTTTATCTTGAGATATACGACACAGAACAAAGCCTTGCATTTATAGGTACAGCAAGAGCAGATCTGTATCCAGGAGCAACCGCAAGGATAAGAATAAAGCTGCAGACCGCACCTGGCTGGGTACCGACTGTATACGTATCATCATTATCCAATGCACAGATGCCTGACGGAAGCAAACAATATCCGTTTTCTACAATAAGCGATGCAATTGCCTATACACAAGGACCGGTTGAGATAAGAGTAGCTGCAGGAACATACAATGAGTCTCTACAGCTCAGAGACGGCATAAGGCTCAAGGGTGGCTATAACTATGATTTTTCTTTGAGAAAGTTCTACTCCCCAGCAGACAGAGAAGATATAAACTATAAGACAACTATAAGTTCTGCGGCATCCACTTACGGGACGGGAATAATATACATCACAGGAGGATGTCTAATAGAAGGCTTTACTATAGAAAACACAAGTGGAGCTACATCCGGTGATGTCAATGTGATAATATCGGATATCTTTTCGTATACCAATAAACCTATATATATATTAAACAACACAATCAACAACAATAATGCATCCGCTAATGCAACAGCTATTGGCATAACAGGAGCTGTTAATACTCATATAGTAAATAATCTTATAACGATGGACAAATATAACACATATTCTAAGGGCATAGTCTTTTCTATAAACGAACTAACCCAGTATGCAAGCACCTATGTCATAGCCAATAATGCAATACAAAGCAACAAGGCAATAGAACTTGCAGACAACTCACTGGGTAAGTACTATGTGCTTGGAAACAGCATAGATGCTGCAACAGCTATAGCTGCAGAAAGCGGAGACATATATATTGCAAACAACATTATCATAGCCTCAGGTGCATCCATGACAGGGGCTTCTCTTGACATAACAGGAAAAACACAAAACAACTACATATATTATACGGGCGCCGCAGCAGCAGATCCTGCAGATTATACCGGCACCAGCAACATACACAATGGTAGCTCACTACCGTCAGTAAATCCCACTTTTAACGCGATATTAAAGGCAAAAGAAAACATAGATATAAGAATATTTACAGGCGGTGCCAATCTTTCTTCTGTTATAGATTCGATGTCAGTACCGGACAGCATAAGAGCTCTCCTGTATCTGGATGCGGAGAATATAAGCAGGCTTCCGACATGGGCTATAGGAGCATACCAGAGCTCCTATATGTAATTATAAAGAATCTTAGGCTGTTTCTCGCGCATAACGGGAAACAGCTATTATTCCTCCCCACCATAAAAGCATTATGGCTGCCTTATATATAGTAGAATGGCCTATATCATAAAAAAGTCTAAAGCTAAGAATACCATCGCTAACTGCTATCATAACAGCACCAAGAAAAGCAACATAAGCATTTTTTTTACTGTGTGCGAGCAATGCGGATGCACGCCACAAAAACAAGATATAAGAAACAGAATATATAAAAACAGCAAGTTTTATTATACCATCAAGGTAAGGATAAAGAACAAGATAGAGACCCATAAAAACTATGGCAGAAGGCAGTACCCATTTGTAAGCAGGCTCTTTATCTTGTCTGTAGAAAAAAACAGTATACATGACAAAAGCAAGTAAGTTGGAGGCTATGCCCATAATAAGAGTAAAAGGCGGTCTGTCAATCTGCATCCACATATCGCATAAAAGAGCAAAAACAACACCGGTAAAAACAATCCACTTCTCATTACTAAGCCCATGCAGCATAAGCCATGCTGCTATCAAAAAGTTGGGGATAAGCTTGGTGATAAGAGAAAGATATGGAGGCATAGAGTCTTCTAAAAATATATAGACAATACCGGAGACAATTCCCAGTACAAGCATAACAATAGAAGATACCTTATAAGCCAATTTCCCGCCGGGTATTA
This window encodes:
- a CDS encoding DUF1565 domain-containing protein, with the protein product MKKISVLLCIIFIILTLSCTLTYEDTAEVSIDIGDIMPSRGSALPQIETGAPIEIGGVRLTVRGPNMPKIEKKFLSGTIAITIPAGADREFYLEIYDTEQSLAFIGTARADLYPGATARIRIKLQTAPGWVPTVYVSSLSNAQMPDGSKQYPFSTISDAIAYTQGPVEIRVAAGTYNESLQLRDGIRLKGGYNYDFSLRKFYSPADREDINYKTTISSAASTYGTGIIYITGGCLIEGFTIENTSGATSGDVNVIISDIFSYTNKPIYILNNTINNNNASANATAIGITGAVNTHIVNNLITMDKYNTYSKGIVFSINELTQYASTYVIANNAIQSNKAIELADNSLGKYYVLGNSIDAATAIAAESGDIYIANNIIIASGASMTGASLDITGKTQNNYIYYTGAAAADPADYTGTSNIHNGSSLPSVNPTFNAILKAKENIDIRIFTGGANLSSVIDSMSVPDSIRALLYLDAENISRLPTWAIGAYQSSYM
- a CDS encoding lysoplasmalogenase family protein, with amino-acid sequence MNRPEIKRAYDKDASASYIVIPGGKLAYKVSSIVMLVLGIVSGIVYIFLEDSMPPYLSLITKLIPNFLIAAWLMLHGLSNEKWIVFTGVVFALLCDMWMQIDRPPFTLIMGIASNLLAFVMYTVFFYRQDKEPAYKWVLPSAIVFMGLYLVLYPYLDGIIKLAVFIYSVSYILFLWRASALLAHSKKNAYVAFLGAVMIAVSDGILSFRLFYDIGHSTIYKAAIMLLWWGGIIAVSRYARETA